The following proteins come from a genomic window of Panthera leo isolate Ple1 chromosome E2, P.leo_Ple1_pat1.1, whole genome shotgun sequence:
- the SLC7A10 gene encoding asc-type amino acid transporter 1, with protein sequence MAGHTQQPSGRGNPGPAPSPSPGPGPGPGASERVALKKEIGLVSACTIIIGNIIGSGIFISPKGVLEHSGSVGLALFVWVLGGGVTALGSLCYAELGVAIPKSGGDYAYVTEIFGGLAGFLLLWSAVLIMYPTSLAVISMTFSNYVLQPVFPNCIPPAAASRALSMACLMLLTWVNSSSVRWATRIQDIFTGGKLLALSLIIGVGFVQIFQGHFEELTPSNAFDFWMTPSVGHLALAFLQGSFAFSGWNFLNYVTEELVDPRKNLPRAIVISIPLVTFVYTFTNVAYFTAMSPQELLASNAVAVTFGEKLLGYFSWVMPVSVALSTFGGINGYLFTSSRLCFSGAREGHLPSLLAMIHVRHCTPIPALLVCCGATAVIMLVGDTYTLINYVSFINYLCYGVTILGLLVLRWRRPALHRPIKVNLLVPIAYLVFWAFLLVFSFISEPMVCGVGVIIILTGVPVFFLGVFWRSKPKCVHRLTESMTRWGQELCFVVYPQGAPEEEENGPCQPSPLPTRDKPLKTQ encoded by the exons ATGGCCGGCCACACGCAGCAGCCGAGCGGGCGCGGGAACCCCGGCCCTGCACCCTCGCCCTCCCCCGGCCCGGGCCCGGGCCCCGGCGCCTCGGAGCGGGTGGCGCTCAAGAAGGAGATCGGGCTGGTGAGCGCCTGCACCATCATCATCG GGAACATCATCGGCTCGGGCATTTTCATCTCCCCCAAGGGGGTCCTGGAGCACTCGGGCTCTGTGGGTCTGGCCCTCTTCGTCTGGGTCCTGGGTGGAGGCGTCACTGCCCTGGGTTCCCTCTGTTACGCGGAGCTGGGAGTCGCCATCCCCAAGTCTGGCGGGGACTATGCCTATGTCACCGAGATCTTCGGGGGCCTGGCTGG CTTCCTGCTGCTCTGGAGTGCGGTCCTCATCATGTACCCAACCAGCCTGGCTGTCATCTCCATGACCTTCTCTAACTACGTGCTGCAGCCCGTGTTCCCCAACTGCATCCCCCCAGCTGCTGCCTCCCGCGCACTCTCTATGGCCTGCCTGA tGCTCCTGACATGGGTGAACAGCTCCAGCGTGCGCTGGGCCACACGCATCCAGGACATCTTCACCGGTGGGAAGCTGCTGGCCCTGTCCCTCATCATTGGCGTGGGCTTCGTCCAGATCTTCCAAG GACACTTTGAGGAGCTGACACCCAGCAATGCCTTTGACTTCTGGATGACACCCTCCGTGGGTCACCTGGCCCTGGCCTTCCTCCAGGGCTCCTTTGCCTTCAGTGGCTGGAACTTCCTCAACTACGTCACTGAGGAGCTGGTTGACCCTCGAAA GAACCTACCTCGTGCCATTGTCATCTCCATCCCGCTGGTGACCTTTGTGTACACCTTCACCAATGTTGCCTACTTCACCGCCATGTCCCCCCAGGAGCTGCTGGCCTCGAACGCAGTGGCCGTG ACCTTCGGGGAGAAGCTGCTGGGCTACTTTTCTTGGGTCATGCCCGTCTCCGTGGCACTTTCTACTTTTGGAGGGATCAATGGCTACCTGTTCACCTCCTCCAG ACTGTGCTTCTCTGGGGCCCGAGAGGGGCACCTGCCCAGCCTGCTGGCCATGATCCATGTCAGACACTGCACACCCATCCCTGCCCTCCTTGTCTGT TGCGGGGCCACAGCGGTCATCATGCTTGTGGGAGACACGTACACGCTCATCAACTACGTGTCCTTCATCAACTACCTCTGCTACGGTGTCACCATCCTGGGCCTTCTCGTTTTGCGCTGGAGGCGGCCAGCGCTCCACAGGCCCATCAAG GTGAACCTCCTGGTCCCCATCGCGTACTTGGTTTTCTGGGCATTCCTGCTGGTCTTCAGCTTCATCTCGGAGCCCATGGTGTGTGGAGTCGGCGTCATCATCATCCTCACGGGGGTGCCTGTTTTCTTCCTGGGAGTGTTCTGGAGAAGCAAACCAAAGTGTGTGCACAGACTCACAG AATCCATGACACGCTGGGGCCAGGAGCTGTGCTTTGTGGTCTACCCCCAGGGAGCccctgaggaagaggaaaatggcccgtgccagccctccccactgcccaccagGGACAAGCCCTTGAAAACGCAATGA